Proteins encoded together in one Nostoc sp. PCC 7524 window:
- the cobT gene encoding nicotinate mononucleotide-dependent phosphoribosyltransferase CobT, producing MVRIYTQAEQGEAWLRRYRGDVPLFVCVLGFTETGLIPGISAAGCTPEDRKYTACADAEFLYYGAKHQPQYPLPPLAAGASPVLISRAVVEAFNIPVYLFNAGLPQPPAAPIIDLGGFPAKCLSTGAAMALTNVNHLFKQGLLWGERLAAKSQTGYLILSECVVGGTTTALGILTGLGIDALGKVNSSHPICNHEQKWQVVQEGLERMKKRHKVKDHSSLPIDPLELAASVGDPMQVVVAGMAIAASRRCGVLLAGGTQMLAVYALMNAIAQTYSLSWQPTAVAVGTTRWVAEDPTGDTVKLALSLNEPIPTLLATGLSFADSRYSQLQAYEQGFVKEGVGAGAACIAAHLCQDWQQHQLLAAIENQIEQLTQLRSS from the coding sequence ATGGTTCGTATTTATACACAAGCAGAGCAAGGAGAAGCATGGCTACGGCGTTATCGTGGTGATGTGCCTTTGTTTGTCTGTGTTTTAGGTTTTACCGAAACTGGTTTGATTCCAGGAATTTCAGCAGCTGGTTGCACTCCAGAGGATCGAAAATATACTGCTTGTGCTGATGCAGAATTTTTATACTATGGTGCCAAACATCAGCCTCAATATCCTTTACCACCACTGGCGGCGGGAGCATCCCCTGTACTAATATCTCGCGCTGTGGTGGAAGCATTTAACATACCTGTTTATTTATTTAATGCTGGACTACCTCAACCCCCAGCTGCGCCTATTATTGATTTGGGGGGTTTTCCGGCGAAGTGTTTAAGCACAGGCGCAGCAATGGCATTAACCAATGTCAATCATTTATTTAAGCAAGGATTGCTTTGGGGTGAACGCCTAGCGGCTAAATCTCAGACAGGTTATCTGATTTTAAGTGAATGTGTTGTTGGTGGTACTACTACTGCTTTAGGGATTTTAACTGGCTTGGGTATAGACGCGCTAGGAAAGGTCAACAGTAGTCACCCCATTTGTAATCACGAACAGAAGTGGCAAGTGGTGCAGGAAGGGTTGGAGAGGATGAAAAAGAGACACAAGGTAAAAGATCATTCTTCTCTCCCTATTGATCCTCTAGAACTAGCTGCGTCAGTAGGTGATCCCATGCAGGTAGTAGTGGCTGGAATGGCGATCGCAGCTAGTCGCCGTTGTGGTGTACTATTGGCTGGTGGTACGCAAATGCTAGCAGTTTATGCGCTCATGAATGCGATCGCACAGACTTACAGCTTATCTTGGCAACCAACAGCAGTAGCTGTCGGTACAACCCGTTGGGTAGCAGAAGATCCAACGGGTGATACTGTTAAACTTGCCCTGAGTTTAAATGAGCCAATCCCTACCCTATTAGCAACTGGACTGAGTTTTGCCGATTCTCGCTACTCCCAACTCCAAGCTTATGAACAAGGTTTTGTGAAAGAAGGCGTAGGTGCTGGTGCAGCTTGTATCGCCGCCCATCTTTGTCAAGATTGGCAGCAACATCAACTTTTGGCAGCCATTGAGAACCAGATTGAGCAACTTACCCAACTCCGTAGCTCATAG
- a CDS encoding extracellular solute-binding protein: MDRRAFLISVGGLALSQLLVGCNNSKQAKLNVQLLKSSIPAQVVDQFRQNLQQSVQVKFAPVAQLQDIFKQLQTWQQPTAKEDQGWTRLIPFRQSQSSAVANLVTLGDYWLKTVIEQRLIQPLEPAQLKQWTELDARWQQLVRRNDQGFPDPQGKVWAAPYRWGSTVIVYNQDKFKDLGWMPQDWSDLWREEMRSRFSLLDHPREVIGLVLKKLGKSYNTENLDAVPQLEQELRTLNQQAKFYSSNTYLQPLIIGDTWLAVGWSNDVVPILSRYPQMKMIIPRSGTAIWADLWVSPKGANQDDNLSSQWIDFCWQPNIAKQIVVRTKSNSPIPTNIADDDIQGSFASLLLNNQEVFDKSEFLLPLQLTTAKQYESLFNNIKA, encoded by the coding sequence ATGGATAGACGAGCTTTTTTAATCAGCGTGGGTGGATTGGCACTTTCACAACTGCTTGTTGGGTGTAATAACAGCAAACAAGCAAAACTTAACGTGCAATTGCTCAAAAGTTCTATACCTGCTCAAGTAGTTGATCAGTTTCGCCAAAATTTGCAGCAATCGGTGCAAGTCAAGTTTGCGCCAGTGGCACAGTTACAAGACATCTTTAAGCAATTACAAACTTGGCAGCAGCCGACAGCTAAAGAGGATCAAGGCTGGACTCGCCTCATTCCCTTTAGACAATCTCAATCATCTGCTGTAGCTAATTTGGTGACATTGGGAGATTACTGGCTCAAAACGGTAATTGAACAACGACTGATTCAACCACTAGAACCAGCACAATTAAAACAGTGGACTGAGTTGGATGCTAGATGGCAGCAATTGGTAAGGCGTAATGATCAAGGTTTCCCAGATCCCCAAGGAAAGGTTTGGGCTGCGCCTTATCGTTGGGGTAGTACAGTCATTGTTTATAACCAAGATAAGTTTAAAGACTTGGGATGGATGCCCCAAGATTGGAGTGATTTATGGCGAGAAGAGATGCGATCGCGTTTTTCTTTATTAGACCATCCCAGAGAAGTTATTGGTTTAGTTTTAAAGAAACTGGGCAAATCATATAACACCGAAAATTTAGATGCAGTTCCACAATTAGAGCAAGAACTACGAACATTAAACCAACAGGCTAAATTCTACAGTTCCAATACTTACCTGCAACCTCTGATTATTGGCGATACTTGGCTAGCAGTTGGTTGGTCAAATGATGTAGTACCAATTTTGAGTCGTTATCCCCAAATGAAGATGATTATTCCCCGTTCAGGAACAGCAATCTGGGCTGATTTGTGGGTAAGTCCAAAAGGTGCGAATCAAGATGATAATTTATCATCTCAATGGATTGATTTTTGTTGGCAGCCAAACATTGCCAAGCAAATTGTTGTGAGGACTAAAAGTAATTCACCAATTCCTACCAATATCGCCGATGATGATATTCAAGGGTCATTCGCTAGTTTGTTACTGAATAATCAGGAAGTCTTCGACAAGAGTGAATTTTTGCTGCCTCTACAGCTGACTACAGCCAAGCAGTACGAATCTTTATTTAATAACATTAAAGCTTAA
- a CDS encoding lytic transglycosylase domain-containing protein: MLKKLQEKPMAIIAGAALFAFSAGAMVSAPQIGQSLGQWLNLSKNQPEQLTEATKAKSAVFPLIAQAPAERATQLESIVQNGSSLDRQRARYLLASDYIDRKQAQKALPLLTGLEKDYPALAPYILLKQAQAQDMLGADGKASDLRQKVLKEYPQEAAAVKAKYLIAQPKLHDTAIAQFPSHPLTWEIIRKRLQENPNQPQLQLTLARYAYQQPGIVGVLDQLMKQPTLKPEEWDIIGTAYWENNQFSKAADAYSKAPKTPRNLYRTARGWQVGGKNREKAIATYNQLIQQFPEAKETGLGLLRLAEMTRTGKDALPYLDRIIVKFPDQASKALVKKAEIFQALKDQKSAQQAWEVLLNQYGKSDEAAEYRWKMAQEKAKARDYVAAWKWARPIVTDNPNHILAPRAGFWVGKWANNLSKEDEAKTAYEYVVSNFPQSYYAWRSANLLGLNVGDFNNIRQLNPEVVPHQRPIPPAGSATFKELYLLAQDRDAWLQWETEYLNKQQPTVAEQFTEGLMRLARGENLSGIDIISKLEDRETPQEQAQYQELSQQIIYWQARYPFPYLREIEKWSSERQLNPLLVTALMRQESRFEPKIKSVVGATGLMQVMPDTGKWIASKISLDPKTLDLENPNDNIMLGTWYLNYTHERYGNNSMLAIASYNAGPGNVARWVQTLPTQDPDEFVEAIPFNETRDYVRQVFGNYWNYLRLYNPEISKLVARYSAQHPRLPGAEE; encoded by the coding sequence ATGCTGAAGAAACTACAAGAAAAACCAATGGCTATCATTGCAGGTGCGGCACTGTTTGCTTTTTCAGCTGGAGCAATGGTGTCAGCACCTCAAATTGGCCAATCCTTGGGACAATGGCTGAATTTATCTAAAAATCAGCCAGAACAGCTAACTGAAGCCACCAAGGCCAAATCAGCTGTGTTCCCACTCATCGCGCAAGCACCCGCAGAACGAGCCACACAATTAGAATCTATTGTCCAAAATGGCAGTTCCTTAGACCGTCAACGGGCCCGTTATTTGTTGGCAAGTGACTATATAGACAGGAAACAAGCTCAAAAAGCACTGCCATTACTGACAGGGCTAGAAAAAGATTATCCCGCTCTAGCGCCTTATATTTTATTAAAACAGGCCCAAGCCCAAGATATGTTGGGTGCAGATGGCAAAGCTTCCGATTTGAGACAAAAGGTACTAAAAGAATATCCCCAGGAAGCGGCGGCGGTAAAAGCTAAGTATCTCATAGCTCAACCCAAGCTACATGATACAGCGATCGCGCAATTTCCTTCCCATCCCCTAACTTGGGAAATTATCAGAAAGCGGTTGCAGGAAAATCCCAATCAGCCACAGTTACAGTTAACTTTGGCTAGATATGCTTATCAGCAGCCTGGTATAGTCGGTGTGTTGGATCAATTAATGAAACAACCCACCCTCAAACCGGAAGAATGGGACATCATTGGTACAGCTTACTGGGAAAATAATCAATTTAGCAAAGCGGCAGATGCTTACAGCAAAGCACCTAAAACACCACGTAACCTTTACCGGACTGCACGGGGATGGCAAGTAGGTGGTAAAAACAGAGAAAAGGCGATCGCCACTTATAATCAACTCATACAGCAATTTCCAGAGGCCAAAGAAACCGGTTTAGGCTTATTACGTCTAGCTGAAATGACGAGAACGGGCAAAGATGCCTTACCCTATCTTGACCGCATCATTGTCAAGTTCCCAGATCAAGCTAGTAAGGCCTTGGTGAAAAAAGCCGAAATTTTTCAAGCCCTCAAGGATCAAAAATCAGCGCAACAAGCCTGGGAAGTGTTGCTTAACCAGTACGGTAAATCGGATGAAGCCGCAGAATACCGTTGGAAAATGGCTCAAGAAAAAGCTAAAGCTAGAGATTATGTTGCTGCATGGAAATGGGCCAGGCCAATTGTCACCGATAACCCAAATCATATTTTGGCTCCCAGAGCAGGTTTTTGGGTAGGGAAATGGGCAAATAACCTAAGTAAAGAGGACGAGGCTAAAACGGCTTATGAGTATGTAGTTAGCAATTTTCCTCAATCTTATTATGCCTGGCGATCGGCGAATCTTTTAGGGTTGAATGTGGGCGATTTTAACAATATCCGCCAACTCAACCCCGAAGTAGTACCACATCAGCGTCCCATTCCGCCAGCTGGTTCTGCAACCTTTAAAGAATTGTATCTGCTGGCTCAAGACCGTGATGCTTGGTTGCAATGGGAAACAGAATATCTCAATAAACAGCAGCCCACTGTAGCAGAGCAATTTACGGAAGGGTTGATGCGTCTGGCACGCGGTGAAAATCTCTCCGGTATTGACATCATATCTAAATTAGAAGACCGGGAAACACCACAAGAACAAGCCCAATATCAGGAATTGAGTCAACAGATTATCTACTGGCAAGCTCGTTATCCTTTTCCTTACCTGCGAGAAATTGAGAAATGGTCATCTGAGCGCCAACTTAATCCTTTGTTGGTAACTGCACTGATGCGTCAAGAGTCAAGATTTGAGCCGAAAATCAAATCTGTGGTCGGGGCTACTGGTTTGATGCAGGTAATGCCAGATACAGGTAAATGGATAGCTTCTAAAATTTCGTTAGATCCTAAAACTCTTGATTTAGAAAATCCTAACGATAACATCATGCTGGGAACATGGTATTTGAATTATACCCATGAGCGATACGGTAATAATTCTATGTTAGCGATCGCTAGTTACAATGCCGGACCCGGTAACGTTGCCAGATGGGTGCAAACTCTACCTACTCAAGATCCAGATGAGTTTGTCGAAGCAATTCCTTTTAACGAAACCAGAGATTATGTGCGCCAAGTGTTTGGTAACTATTGGAATTATCTCCGACTGTATAATCCTGAGATATCCAAATTAGTTGCTAGATACTCAGCTCAACACCCCAGGCTGCCAGGGGCTGAAGAATAG
- a CDS encoding glycoside hydrolase 100 family protein yields the protein MTTRTINQKYFLQAEAWELLEKSIIYYQGRPIGTVAAQDPESHQLNYDQCFLRDFVPSALVFLMAGKSEIVRNFLVETLKLQSHEKQMDCFQPGSGLMPASFKVECNDGEEHLVADFGEQAIARVPPVDSCLWWILLLRAYEKATGDTELARQPQFQAGIKLILDLCLVHRFAMYPTMLVPDGAFMIDRRMGVYEHPLEIQVLFYATLRAAQELLLPDGDGGRYLDKLNGRLGALHYHISNYYWLNLKRLREIYRYKGDEFGKEVANKFNIYSESIPSWVIEWLPESGGYLAGNLGPGRMDFRFFALGNLMAILASLATEAESQSIMNLFVHRWQDLIGYMPVKICYPAIEGLEWRIITGCDPKNIPWSYHNGGHWPVLLWLFTAAAIKTGRVELAQEAIAIAEARLTQDKFPEYYDGNNGRLIGKEARIYQTWSIAGLLAAKNFVDNPDFLELVSFSKALTGLGCSL from the coding sequence ATGACAACTCGCACAATCAATCAAAAATATTTCCTGCAAGCAGAAGCTTGGGAACTCCTGGAAAAATCCATCATTTATTACCAGGGAAGACCCATTGGTACTGTAGCAGCACAAGATCCTGAATCTCATCAACTCAACTATGATCAGTGTTTTCTGCGGGATTTTGTGCCTTCTGCTTTGGTGTTTCTCATGGCAGGTAAGTCAGAAATTGTTCGTAACTTTTTAGTAGAAACACTGAAACTACAAAGTCACGAAAAGCAGATGGACTGTTTTCAACCAGGGTCGGGGTTGATGCCTGCTAGCTTTAAAGTGGAATGCAATGATGGTGAAGAACATTTAGTGGCTGATTTTGGTGAACAGGCGATCGCACGGGTTCCTCCCGTTGATTCCTGTTTGTGGTGGATTCTGCTATTGCGTGCTTATGAAAAAGCCACAGGCGATACAGAACTAGCCCGTCAGCCACAATTTCAAGCCGGAATCAAGCTCATTTTAGATTTGTGCTTGGTACATCGCTTTGCCATGTACCCCACAATGTTAGTTCCCGATGGCGCATTTATGATTGATCGCCGCATGGGAGTTTATGAACACCCCTTAGAAATTCAAGTGCTATTCTACGCAACTTTGCGGGCGGCACAGGAATTACTCTTGCCAGATGGGGATGGAGGACGCTATCTCGATAAACTCAATGGACGATTGGGCGCTCTGCACTATCACATCAGTAACTATTACTGGCTTAACCTGAAACGATTGCGAGAAATCTACCGTTACAAAGGTGACGAATTTGGTAAAGAAGTCGCCAATAAATTCAATATCTACTCAGAGTCAATTCCTAGTTGGGTAATCGAATGGCTACCCGAATCTGGCGGATATTTAGCTGGGAATCTAGGGCCGGGACGGATGGATTTTCGCTTTTTTGCCTTGGGTAATCTGATGGCGATTTTGGCTTCTTTAGCTACGGAGGCAGAATCCCAAAGCATCATGAATTTATTTGTCCATCGCTGGCAAGACCTAATTGGCTATATGCCTGTGAAAATCTGCTACCCGGCTATAGAAGGTTTAGAGTGGCGGATTATTACAGGATGTGACCCAAAAAATATACCTTGGTCGTACCATAATGGCGGTCATTGGCCGGTTTTATTATGGTTGTTTACAGCTGCGGCCATCAAAACTGGCAGGGTAGAACTAGCCCAAGAGGCGATCGCTATTGCTGAAGCTCGTTTAACTCAGGACAAATTTCCAGAATACTACGATGGTAACAATGGTCGTTTAATTGGTAAAGAAGCCAGGATTTATCAAACTTGGAGCATTGCCGGATTATTAGCAGCAAAGAATTTTGTGGACAACCCAGATTTCCTAGAATTAGTCAGTTTCTCTAAGGCTTTGACAGGATTAGGTTGTAGTCTTTAG
- a CDS encoding SAM-dependent methyltransferase, which produces MKLPKILLLLLTGLSIASLGIAGCTTQTQDLEAEAKPAAPTLTAQTETETPTKPQERPADVPYVPTPQPVVDAMLEVAKVNKDDVLYDLGSGDGRIVNTAAQKYGTRGVGIDIDPERVQEANANAQKAGVTDRVKFIQQDLFNTDLSEATVVTLYLLPDINLKLRPKLFKELKPGTRVVSHAFDMGDWKPDKTLQVDGKTIYYWVIPEEIPANLR; this is translated from the coding sequence ATGAAATTGCCAAAAATCCTGCTTTTATTGCTGACAGGATTGAGTATTGCTAGTTTGGGCATTGCTGGATGCACAACACAAACACAGGATTTAGAAGCAGAAGCAAAACCTGCTGCACCAACTTTAACAGCGCAAACTGAAACGGAAACTCCCACCAAACCCCAAGAACGTCCTGCTGATGTTCCTTACGTACCAACACCTCAGCCAGTGGTAGATGCCATGTTAGAAGTAGCCAAAGTCAATAAAGACGATGTTCTTTACGACTTGGGTAGTGGTGATGGACGAATTGTGAATACAGCTGCTCAAAAATATGGCACAAGAGGTGTAGGTATAGACATTGATCCAGAACGTGTTCAAGAAGCTAACGCTAATGCCCAGAAAGCAGGAGTAACTGATCGGGTAAAGTTTATTCAGCAAGACTTGTTCAATACTGACTTGAGTGAAGCGACGGTAGTTACCCTTTATCTGTTACCTGATATTAATCTCAAACTACGCCCTAAGCTCTTTAAAGAACTCAAACCCGGTACTAGGGTAGTCTCCCACGCTTTTGATATGGGTGATTGGAAACCAGACAAAACCCTACAAGTAGATGGCAAAACTATTTACTACTGGGTGATTCCTGAAGAAATACCAGCTAATTTGCGTTAA
- a CDS encoding APC family permease, producing MSRHQDYSFLEETQITDVAAPKPLLTLPDAVALIVGIVIGAGIFQTPALVANQAGSNIAVMLFWLAGGVVSIIGALCYAELATTYPNVGGVYYYLKRAFGRVIAFLFAWARLMVIQTGSITLLAFVFGDYASQIWRLGTFSSAVYAAVAITLLTALNIVGLQQGKWTQNLLTVAKVLGLLLVVILGLSVTGNSDPVPTESAGSGSWGLAMVFVLLSYGGWNEAAYISAEIQNRQRNIARSLFWSIGIITAIYLLINFAYLQGLGLANMGKSEAVAADLMRSIWGEPGALLISVLIAICTLGALNATIFTGSRTNYALGQDFSLFGFMGRWQERPSSPSSALVVQAAIALALVVLGTFTRKGFETMVDYTAPVFWFFFLLSGISLLVLRHREPYITRPFRVPFYPLTPLLFCIVCGYLLYSSLVYTNVGALVGVLVVVAGIPFLVWNRYHQKRT from the coding sequence GTGAGCAGACATCAAGATTACAGTTTTCTTGAGGAGACACAGATAACTGATGTAGCAGCACCCAAGCCACTGTTAACCTTACCAGATGCAGTTGCTCTAATTGTGGGCATTGTTATTGGTGCAGGCATTTTTCAAACACCTGCATTGGTAGCAAATCAAGCGGGTAGTAATATTGCTGTAATGCTATTTTGGCTAGCTGGTGGTGTAGTTTCAATTATCGGTGCATTGTGCTATGCAGAGTTAGCAACAACCTATCCTAATGTCGGTGGTGTTTACTATTATCTGAAGCGGGCATTTGGACGGGTGATTGCATTTTTATTTGCCTGGGCGAGGCTCATGGTAATTCAAACTGGTTCAATTACTCTGTTAGCATTTGTTTTTGGTGACTATGCTTCTCAGATATGGCGACTAGGCACATTTTCCTCTGCTGTATATGCAGCAGTTGCGATTACTTTATTAACAGCCTTGAATATTGTAGGTTTACAACAAGGTAAGTGGACACAAAACTTACTAACAGTTGCCAAAGTCTTAGGTTTGTTATTGGTAGTGATACTAGGATTGAGTGTTACTGGTAATTCCGATCCTGTGCCAACGGAATCTGCTGGATCAGGCTCTTGGGGACTAGCAATGGTATTTGTGTTGCTGTCTTATGGAGGTTGGAACGAGGCAGCTTACATCTCAGCCGAAATCCAAAATAGACAGCGTAACATAGCGCGATCGCTATTTTGGAGTATCGGCATCATCACTGCTATTTACCTGCTGATCAATTTTGCTTACTTGCAAGGCTTAGGGTTAGCCAACATGGGCAAATCAGAAGCCGTAGCCGCAGATTTAATGCGCTCAATTTGGGGTGAACCAGGCGCTTTACTAATCAGCGTTTTGATTGCTATTTGTACATTAGGCGCACTCAACGCCACGATTTTTACAGGTTCCCGTACCAATTACGCTCTCGGACAAGATTTTTCCTTATTTGGTTTTATGGGACGTTGGCAGGAACGCCCCAGTTCTCCCTCCTCCGCCTTAGTTGTACAAGCTGCGATCGCTCTAGCATTGGTTGTATTAGGCACATTTACCCGCAAAGGGTTTGAAACAATGGTGGATTATACCGCCCCTGTATTTTGGTTCTTTTTTCTGCTTTCTGGCATATCACTACTGGTATTACGCCACCGTGAACCATACATCACTCGACCTTTTCGTGTGCCTTTTTATCCTCTCACACCCTTACTTTTTTGTATCGTCTGCGGCTACTTACTTTACTCCAGCTTGGTTTATACAAATGTGGGCGCATTGGTTGGTGTTTTGGTAGTAGTAGCTGGTATTCCTTTTTTAGTTTGGAATCGTTACCACCAAAAGAGGACATAA
- a CDS encoding polysaccharide deacetylase family protein, protein MTHFFQPKFFAYDRVSFGKIHMDNNHLKTDKVFGVVAIATFLVTCSITVAMLLASRNNQSANTTQALPIPTNQPQPSVKPPSPPAAKQDNLTFSVPVAYQGTTVYKVQLNHNDKAIALTFDDGPWPNTTSEILDILKQHQIKATFFWVGQALQAHPDIAKRVVAEGHAIGNHTWHHWYRRMDAATAKSEIERTSDLIYRTTGVKTDLFRPPGGVLNNGLATYAKSQKNAVVMWSLTSADTDPRAEPQAFVNNVLKGAKPGYIVLMHDGGGDRRRTVQALPEIISGLKEQGYRFVTVSELLQMKP, encoded by the coding sequence ATGACCCATTTTTTTCAACCAAAATTCTTCGCTTATGATAGGGTGAGTTTTGGTAAAATTCACATGGACAACAACCATCTCAAGACAGATAAAGTTTTTGGTGTGGTGGCGATCGCCACTTTTTTGGTAACTTGTTCTATTACTGTAGCCATGCTTTTGGCATCCCGAAATAACCAATCAGCAAACACTACTCAAGCTTTACCCATTCCCACTAATCAGCCACAGCCATCAGTTAAACCGCCATCACCACCAGCAGCTAAACAAGACAACTTAACTTTTTCTGTACCAGTTGCATATCAGGGAACAACAGTTTACAAAGTACAACTTAATCATAATGACAAAGCGATCGCTCTCACCTTTGATGATGGTCCTTGGCCAAATACAACCTCAGAAATTTTGGACATTCTCAAACAACATCAGATAAAAGCAACATTCTTTTGGGTAGGTCAAGCTTTACAAGCGCATCCTGACATAGCTAAACGAGTTGTAGCTGAAGGTCACGCTATTGGTAATCATACTTGGCATCATTGGTACAGACGCATGGATGCAGCTACAGCCAAGAGTGAAATTGAACGTACATCCGACTTAATTTACAGAACTACAGGAGTTAAAACGGATTTATTTCGCCCACCTGGAGGGGTTTTAAACAATGGGTTAGCAACCTACGCTAAAAGCCAAAAAAATGCTGTAGTGATGTGGTCTTTAACTTCAGCTGATACTGATCCTCGTGCCGAACCTCAAGCATTTGTGAATAATGTGTTAAAAGGTGCCAAACCTGGTTATATTGTGTTGATGCACGACGGTGGAGGCGATCGCCGCAGAACAGTTCAAGCGTTACCAGAAATTATCAGTGGACTAAAAGAGCAAGGCTATAGATTTGTGACAGTTTCTGAATTACTACAAATGAAACCATAG
- the nrtS gene encoding nitrate/nitrite transporter NrtS has protein sequence MGKVKIKLIKGYFASLIQPKFVPTALKVAVIVGSILFAINHGHALLQGNMGRDRWISAALTYLVPYFVNVHGQYISLYRNRF, from the coding sequence ATGGGGAAAGTTAAAATTAAGTTGATTAAAGGATATTTTGCTAGTTTAATTCAGCCAAAGTTTGTGCCTACGGCGTTGAAAGTAGCGGTTATTGTTGGCTCTATTTTATTTGCTATTAATCATGGTCATGCTTTATTACAAGGTAATATGGGGCGCGATCGCTGGATTTCGGCAGCACTCACTTATCTAGTTCCCTATTTCGTGAATGTTCATGGACAGTACATCAGTCTTTATCGCAATCGTTTCTGA